Genomic segment of Pochonia chlamydosporia 170 chromosome 1, whole genome shotgun sequence:
GACTTGAATCGTATTTTCCATCTAAGACGAAAGTTAGTGCATGCATCGACATATTTGGTCACGTGGTAGATAAGTCTTACGTCTGGCTTAGGAGGGCTGAGCTGGAACTGAATCAAACCGATGCGTGCCTTCTCCATTCGAATAGGGCCACCGGCGTTCTTCAGAACTGGCTGGTTCAATACCAGGCCAGGAACCAGTTCGCTGTCCTCGATTGTGCCTCCAACCTTCTTGACAATTCGAATGTTTCTCAGATCAACGTTGTCAGCGGTCTTGACATCGATCACTTTGGTTACGGCGTTGACAGCCATAGGGCCAAGGAGGTTCGAATATTGTGAAACAATCTTGGATGAGAGAGACGTGTTGGCGGCCTGCAAGAGGGCAGAAGTGTCGCTAAGCGTGATCGGTTGGGACATGTCGTGAAGGACTTCGACAGCGGCAGCGGATGCTCTTTGGAAGGACTCTGAGATGACGGAGGGGTGGATGCCCTTGGACAGGAGTCGGTCTGCAGCACCAAGCAAGCTACCACAGATGACAACGACAGAGGTCGTACCATCACCAGCTTCGACATCCTGAGCACCAGCCAGGTTCACAAGCATCTTGGCAGTCGGGTGCATAACCGACATGCTCTTCAGCATGGTGTGTCCATCGTTTGTAATGATCGTCTCTCCTTTTCCGCTTCGAATCATCTTGTCCATGCCTCGAGGGCCCAGGGAAGTTCGGATAGcatcagcaacagcttcaaagttgTTAGCAAACTCGAGTTACAGGGTCTGCTGCGGGTGTTCGCACCTCTGGCGGCGACAATGTTGGAAGACCGCACAGCCATaggcttctccttgtcctgaGAGCTTGTTAGCGGGGTGGTGATGCACAGCTTAGGGAACCAGCTTTTCGTACTCTGAAGGTAGCATTCTGAGACTGCCCGGCGGAAACTGCGGGTGCTGACATGGTTGCGACAAATTTGAACCGCCCGGCTCTCCTCGAATTCTAATGTTGGAGTCGAGGCAGGATGTTGCTGAATGGTCGAATTGCGGGATGCTGGCAGCCTGAACGAGATATCCCACCTTCTTCTGCCACCTTCTGCCCTACTCCGCCATGAGCGGTCTCCAGAAATTTTGGCGTCGGGTCACAGATTATCCATGCTCCGGCGTGCGCATTGTCCGGCGCTGGCAAAACGGTGCTGCAAAGGCGAGGAGACCCAAGAGGGTTTAGCGCACCTATCCTCACAATTGTGGCTCGTGCACGGAGCTCAAGACACCCTACTCAGATTACGGAATGCTTCGATTGCCTTCAACATCATTGCCGTTTACCAAGCATACCCAACGACACACACGACACCCTTCTCTTCCATCAAGCGCTGCGTCAACAACCAGAGCCGACTACGCAACCCGTTTCCTTTTTCTGCGCATAATACTGCTTTCAAACTATACACCCCAATTTACAAAGGCTCGTTGACAACGCGCCCCGTAGGCGGATTCCATCATGGTAAGCTTGCCCAAGGCTCAAATTGCTGCGCTGTCAACAGCGGCTAACCAGGGATAGCCTTCCGCGACCGGTCAAAACTGGGAGAAGTATCAGAAAACCTttgccgatgatgaggtagaagagaagaagattaCACCTCTGACCGATGAGTACGAAGTGGTCCTTCCGAGACGAGCGATTCGGTCAGTCCAGCTAACAATTTCGCCAGGGATATCCAAGTTTTAAAGACCTACGGCGCCGCACCATATGGTGCAGCGATCAAAAAGCTCGAGAAACAGATCAAGGACAAACAACAAAGTGTAGACGAGAAAATTGGCGTCAAAGTACGAATCAGCGCTGCTTCCCTTGGCTCACTGCCACCCACATATCTAACTTCAAACAGGAGTCCGACACTGGTCTTGCCCCCCCGCATCTGTGGGATGTTGCCGCCGATCGCCAACGGATGTCCGAAGAGCAGCCATTCCAAGTTGCACGATGTACCAAGATTATCGAAGATGAGAAAGGCGACGagtcaaagaagaagtacgTTATCAACGTCAAGCAAATCGCCAAGTTTGTTGTCCAGCTAGGAGACCGCGTGAGCCCGACAGATATTGAGGAAGGAATGCGCGTTGGCGTCGACCGCAACAAGTATCAGATTATGTTGCCATTACCACCCAAGATCGATGCAAGCGTCACTATGATGACGGTCGAGGAGAAGCCTGACGTTACTTACGGCGATGTTGGAGGTTGCAAAGAACAGGTTGAGAAGCTACGAGAAGTTGTGGAAATGCCTCTGTTATCCCCAGAACGCTTTGTCAATTTGGGAATTGATCCTCCCAAGGGTGCTCTTCTCTACGGACCTCCTGGTACTGGCAAAACACTCTGTGCTCGTGCTGTAGCCAACAGAACAGATGCCACATTCATCCGAGTTATTGGTAGCGAACTGGTCCAAAAGTACGTTGGTGAGGGTGCTAGAATGGTGCGTGAGCTGTTCGAGATGGCACGAACGAAGAAGGcctgcatcatcttctttgatgaaattgatgcAGTTGGTGGTGCCCGATTCGACGATGGAGCCGGAGGTGACAACGAGGTGCAAAGAACTATGCTGGAACTTATCACCCAGCTGGATGGTTTCGACGCTCGCGGTAACATCAAGGTCATGTTCGCCACCAACAGACCGTCCACACTGGATCCCGCCCTGATGCGACCTGGCCGTATCGACCGAAAGATTGAGTTCTCCCTGCCTGACCTCGAGGGACGAGCAAACATTCTTCGCATCCACGCCAAGAGTATGTCTGTTGAGAGAGATATCCGGTGGGAGCTCATTTCCCGTCTTTGCCCCAACGCTACTGGTGCAGAGCTGAGGAGTGTGTGCACTGAGGCAGGCATGTTTGCTATCCGAGCGAGGAGAAAGGTTGCTTCCGAGAAGGACTTCTTGAGCGCTGTGGACAAGGTGATCAAGGGCAACCTCAAGTTCAACTCTACAGCTACCTACATGCAATATAACTAGAGGGGTGGGGTTTTGTGTACTTATTTTCAAGAGCTAGAATCCTTGATGTATGACTATGGGAGATAAGACAGAAGGTTAGGCTTCTAGACGCCTCGTTTATGTCTCTGTAGCACAACGTTAATAGAAGCCGGCGTTTACGGTGCAATCATGCTGTCAGTGAGGGATTACAGTTGTCATGTACAATGATGAGAGGCAACCATTGTAGAGATATATACATTTGCATCTACCAAGGTGCCTAGTCTGGAGTTAAGCTCCGGTGACAAGAAAAGGGGAAGAAATACTATCTACAATCCATACAGAACGCTATGCTCTGCAAAATATCTACTGGGCATGTAGTATACTtacaagatgaagatgccaTCACCACAAATCCATATAAAAGTGACATTATCACAAAATCCTGCTTCCAAAAAACCAACCATCCGCGCTGTCACGATATGTTTCCTCTAGCAAACGTGCAAATCCTCGTGTCAATGACTAGATGTGTGTGAAAATGAAGTAAGCCCGGTTGCAGATACCAGCTCCCTTTCAAGAGATTGCCGGGCCAAATTAAGTCGTCAATCATTAGTTTTCTTGCATAAGTCtcaggcaccagacatgccAGATAGGCATCCCAAGCAGACAACCTCGCCCTCCCTGCCCTTCTCGACACAGCACCTGCTGCATACAACAGAGCGGTGTCCTGACGCAGCCCACCCTTTGATATCCTTTGCTGCGTTCTCACAGCGCCTATGCACTGACCATGCATCATTCATTTCGTGTTCTCGACGCTCGTGGCGTTCGTCTCGTGGTTcagactccatgtcgtccGCATCCTCCATGTGAAATGATCGTGAGAGCACCTCTTGCTCCGAAAGCACGGACATTCCGTCGTCTGCATTCCAACCGTGACACTGTCGAATGCACACAAAACATGCTCTCTCTCCGCACCCCTGACACTCTGCAAAGGAATCCAGATCAGACTTCTTGGTCGGTCTCCGGTGGCATATGTAGCAGGGTGTCAGGAGCGCAGTGCTAGGTGCCACGGGCAGTCTATTTCCCAGCCCTGGTTGGTCCTGCAGCACTTTCTGTTGTGATGGTCGTCTCCGATGTGCTGGTACGAAGTTGCTGGGGGTGTGGTGAAGGGGAGAGTCGTCGTCGGGCGTGATGCGAGCCCTTTTCGAGCTGAGAGGGAGGATTTTGCGGGCGGCAGCAAAGTCTGAAGACGGATCTATCAAGTAGAAATCAGGCTGTTGCTTGTCCGACCTGTATAGCCGGTAGACGTTGGTATCATGGTCGTCGTCCCATCTTCGTTTTCGTGCTGACTGGAAatcgtcgccgtcgccgacATACGGCATCTTCACGCCGATAGCCGGGGAAAAAGAGGCTCTTCGTACAATGGATAGGAGCCAACGTGATACTAAGTTATGTGTAGAGTTTGGTGCATATGTTCTTAAGCTGTTAGGATCTGGAATAGCAAGCTGTTGCTAGTTGCAGGTCGTGGATGGGACGAAATGAAGAGTTGTTTATTTGTCGGGTCAATGGCCAGAGAGGtaccacagccaagttgagcGTCGTGCAGACCTGTTTTGGGCAGGTCGCAGATTTGCCATCCACTCTGCCATCCTGTCTGGTCGGCTTATGTTTCGTCCGTACTGGAGCCAAGgatccagtccagtcagctgtctggtgtgatcGGCACCCAAGCACTCAACCAGGCAGCCTGAGGTTCCATCAATACAGTGGCTTGTTAGGGAAGTTAGTGCAGTCAATCGCCGAAGGACCGCCAGCCGCTCCTTCCCGCAGCAGATTCAGGCAGCTTCTCAGTGGGTCTCAGCTGCCTGGTGTTCAAGACTGCTggagcattcaatgttgcatgtGGTGAGGTGCATAAACATCTGAAGGAATCGTTTGGATGTCTCCTCGTCAGAAAAATAACCAGTGCTTCCTCGtcaaaaagaaaaaagtcTTGTGAGCACTCCGGTAGCAATTACCATCCCATCTTGCGCGCATGACAAAAGGGCTTGTAGCTACGACAAAAGTAAAGGTATTGAATTTGGGTTCATCTGATTTACACTTCTACCATCCAGCTTTCCTGATTTTTAAACAACCATCTCTCCGTTCTACCCGCCTCCGCCAACAAAGGAAGCATCTCTAAGGGGGGGAGACTAGTATACACATTAGGCACAGCTTGCCTTTTCGCTTAACGGCGAACCTTGGAGTCCGCAGGGGGGTCGTAGGCGAGCTTTCTCGACTTCAGCCATGCCCACTTGTATCGCTTAACCCAGACACTGACGGCCCACAGAGCCGATGTGACAATCAAAACCTTCAAACCCATCTTCTTGCGGTCGTCCATCTCAGGCTCGGCGGCCCAGTTGAGGAATTCGACAACATCCTTGGCCATCTGAGAAGTGGAGGCAGGAGTGCCATCCTCGTACTCAACAAGACCGTCGTAGAGAACACGAGCCATACCAATACCAGTTCCAGGGAAGTAAGGGTTGAAGTTCATGCCAGGGGCAACCTGAGCACCAGCAGGAGGCTCCTCGGGATAACCAGTCAACAAGCTAAAGATGTAGTCGCAGCCACCGTGACGGCCCTTGACAATCAAGCTCAGGTCGGGAGGAAGAGCACCATTGTTGGCGAAACGGGCAGCCTCCTCATTCTTGTAGGGGTCGGGGATGTAGTCGGCCAGCTTTCCGGGTCGCATCTGGATTTCACCCTGCTCGTCGGGCTCACCAGGGTACTCGTTCTCCTCAGCCAGagccttggcttcatcgaCAGTCAAGACGGAGCCAACCAATGTTCGGTAGGGGATACGGCTGAGAGAGTGGCAACTGGCGCAAACTTCCCTGTAGACCTGGAAACCTCGGCGGAGACTAAGGGTCGAATGTCAGCATCGGGGTGCCGGGAGCATATACAAGCCTCGCGGATGGCAAGACCGACAAAAGAAAAACTTACGCCTGGTGATCGAAAGTCTTGAGCCACTGTTGGTGGACCCAGGGGTATTGAGTAGCGTGAAGGCTGTTGAGATGAATTAGTGAACTGGTCGTCAACCATGGAACCCATATAGCCGAGCAAGGCAATTTATGCCGCACGTGGTAGACACAGTCAACACCACggccaaaaaaaagttcCAGTCAGATATTCCTCAATTGAAACGTACCCTTCCTCGGCGGGGCTGGCAGCGAAGGCCACAGGTCCGTAGAGGTGATAGTACCAGGCAATGGAACCGGCAGCGATAGTGGTCGAGGCGATGGCAGCGAAGTTCAACCGCGCAGGGGAAGCTTCCCCGGCGGCACCCGAGCTCGTGGAGGCAGCGCGCTATAGGACAAAAATACAATCAGCATCGATATTCTTGAGCCAGGATTCGTTTGCAATTCGATTGATGTAGTTCCATTATGTTGgggtgggtggtggttgattcCCTCGGCAAAACACGAAAACGGGGAGAGAGGCGAGGCCGAATTTCAGCAGGACCGTCATACCTTGGACACATTGTTCACGCCATTTCGGAGCCCATTGAGGGTGCGCGTCGAGCGCAAGCAAGACCTTGCCAGCATAATTGGCAAGCTATACCGTAGCCGTGGAGGGAGCCGTTGTGAGGATGTGACGGCGATGGTCGAATCGATCTCGAGGGTCAGAGGTTCGAAAAGGCTCAGCAGGAGAGGTCATACCCATCGAGAAAATCCAGCGTTCCGAAATGGGCCGACGCTGATTGGCCAAAGTCACGTGCAGCTCTAACCATCACAGGTGTCCTGGGTCAGGCCACACCTTCTGGTGAGCAGCTGTTAACAGCTGGCAGTGGGTCTAGCCACAGCTTTGCCAGCTGGCTAGAACTTCCGCATCGACCGCCTCTTTTAGCCCAGTCTCCAGCCACAATTACGCTTGCTGCCCCTGGCAATGTCGTTCACGCAGATGTGGAAGGTTGCACCAGGTTGCCACTGCCAGAGCAGAGCAACATTCTTTGCGTTGCCCCGCCCCCACCATGTAATTTGCCTGGTGTCAGGTAATAAGAAAAGCAAATCCTCCAGCAACCACACCGTCGCCAGTTGGATACACACGCAAACGGCATTCCTTCTTTTGACTGCTCGTCATTTGCTGTGTTTAATATATTTCTGCCGCACTGCATTATACAAATATGGCTGCCGCTGGTAAGCTATTCACTATTGAGGGCAAGGGCCTCAAGCTCGACACCGCCGCCGATCTCGAGCCTCACATCAAGGACCTCCGCGCGAACGATGTGGAGGAGGTCAGACTGCTGGGCAACACCCTGGGTGTCGAAGCATGCAAAGCCCTAGCGGAGGTTCTAGCTacgaagaagagcttgaaggTATAATGATCTGTACTTCCGTCAGATGTCATTGAGAAATCGTGGACCAAGATTTCGTAAGAGCTAACACTACCACCCTCATCCAGGTTGCCAACCTTGCCGATATTTTCACAGGAAGACTTCTGTCCGAAATTCCCGAGGCTCTCTCGTCGCTCCTCACTTCTATTCTTAACCACCCGAACCTCCATACCGTCAACTTGAACGATAATGCCTTTGGCCTCAACACGCAAGCGCCCCTCGTTGCCTTTCTCTCCGCCCACGTGCCTTTGCAGCACCTATACCTGAACAACAATGGTCTTGGCCCCCATGCCGGTATTCTCGTTGCCGATGCCCTTTCAGAACTCCACGCTAAAAAGGAAGCTGCTCGAAAGGAGGGCAAGCAAGTTCCGGATTTGGAGACAGTTATCTGCGGCCGCAACCGTTTGGAGAACGGCAGCATGACCGCATGGGCAAAGACTTATAAACTCCACAACAAGATCAAGCAAATTAAGATGGTCCAGAATGGCATCAGACAAGAGGGTATTTCTCATCTCATCAGTGAGGGTCTAGTCCATGCTACGGAGCTGCAGATTTTGGACCTGCAGGACAATACTTTCACCCTCATTGGTGCCAAAGCCCTGGCCAACATCGTCACAAATTGGACCGTTGTCCGCGagcttggcattggcgatTCGCTCTTGAGCGCTAAGGGAGGTGTACTTTTTGCGAATGCTTtggccaagggcaaaaaCCAAAAGGTCGAAATCCTGCGCCTACAGTACAACGATATTACTGCCCCAGGTGTCAAGGCgtttgctgccgccgccaaagaggcTCTACCGGTCTTGAAGCGCATCGAGCTGAATGGCAACAAGTTCTCCGAAGACGATGAGTCCATCCTCGCATTGCAGGAACTTCTCGACGAGCGCAAGGAGAAGGTTGCCGGAGATGTCATCAACGAGGATGAATGGGGCGTGGACAGCTTGAGCGACCTTGAAGAACtcagcgaggaggaggaggaggaagaggaagaggaagaggaagaggagggtgtCACTGTCGAGGAGCGTGCTGAGAAATTGGTCaaggaggccgaggaagcTCAGGAGGAACCTGTGGTCCAGCTTCAAGACAAGGATGTCGATGCccttgccaagaagctggagaaggcaGAGATTTAGATTGGAATGCTGTCATGCCCGTAATGTTAGATGACCCATTTGCATACACTTAAGACTATAGGGTTAGAGCGTGCAATACATATCGATACCACTTTATACATGCTCTGTGATGAATAATGTGATTTTCCGTGAGCATTTCGTGGTTTCTGATTGCACAGCGTATAGACATCTCAACGTATATCCAAATGTGGACTTCCACTTCTCTGGTAACGTTTCTGAAAAAAAGATAAGAGAGTATTGTAATAGTAGACGTATATTGAAATATCTGAACTGCACTGCAAGGGCTCACGTCACATTTAGACTTCAACAGCTGACCAAGTATGGATGGTAAGAGTGGAAAATCATCAGGCATTTGAGCTTTTGAAGGGACACGTACACGTACCTGAACTGGCTGTGGTTGAAACCAGGTTCTCTAAGACGTCAGTTAGCCACCACATCAACGCTTACGGAGCAAAGGGATGGggagagaagatgaagagtgGAAATGAGTAGTCAAGAAAAACAATAAGGTATCTCCCAATCCATGCCCAGACTAAAATCCCTTGGTATAAATGTGACAGCCAAAACCATGGTTAATGACATTAAGGCCAAACAAACCACCTGCGTACATGTCTGTTTCCTGTTTCATGCTTCAACTCTGTcgaaaataaaaagaaagTCTCAACTCTGCCACACAAGCTATCTATGACTAGCTACTTCTCTGAGAGCGCTATTGTGTACGATTAGGTTGCCCTCGTCAGCATAATTACATGACATCCATAGCATCCACCTGCATCGATCCACTCCTGAATTGCTCAAATGCACCATACTGCGATGCCATTTccagctgctgttgctgctggttgtACTCGGGTCCTTTGTAAACAGGGTCGGTAGATCTTGAATATCTGTTGCTACCCAGGGCAGTGCCGTAATGGTTATAAACATCTCTGGGTTTGGTGTCAACGGACTGTCGTTCATACTCTCTTCGCATGAGTTCTTCATACCCGGAAATCATGTATGGCTCGCTGTCGGCAGCCACATTCTGAGTCCATTTGCTGTCGTCGGTCTGGACGACGGTCCCATCAAGGCTCATTGTAGGAGTCTGCTGCCTCTCAAATCGCATCCGAGCAAGCTGTTCCTCTTGATCCACGCTAGTGCTGCTCCAGGCAAGAGCAGGAATATCTTCAGCCCTACTTGGAGGGCAAATGCTCCATAGCTCAAGAAGACGGAGCTTCTGCGGATCATCCGCGATTCGGAAGAGTTGAACTTGGGATGGTGTCAAAACGTTAGGGTCTATCCCATAGTTACGCAAAATCATCTCCATAGGAGAGAGTTCGCTCTGCGGTGGTTCCGATGACGGTCTCTGGGTTTTGTATTGGCTATCATTCTCCAATTGCTGAGGCGCAGGTTTCACCGTGTGGGCAGAGTGGTGGTAATGCTGTGAAATCGAATACACAATAGGTTGTTGGGTGACAGTGGTTGGGACTGCTTGTTCCTGTCTTGGAATTTCTTTCGGAACAGAGGCGTGAAGTTCAGGGTTAAATGTCAAATTACGGGAAAAGAGGGTAGCAAGATCATCTTGAACCTGCTGGGCATTTGCCTGCATGCCTGGTTGAACGGAGACCATAATCTGGAAGCGAATCAGTATCTAGCGACAACGCCTCACGCTTACACGCAGCTTCACGGAATCCGATACCTACCTCGGTTGTTTGATTCGCAAGTCGGCGACTGATTCGTAATTTTTATATCTCGCTGATTGTGAGTTTTGAAGTTAGTAAGTTATCTGCGGCACTTCTGCTTGACGAGTCGTTTTATGTCCAGTCGAGcgatattttttttttcttcttcttttctcaAGCGACACCCTTGGTTGGGTCGATATGCGGTTGGGTATCAAGACGTGAACGGCGGAGTGCGAGCGATGCTCAGATCTGTTCAAGCGGCCAGCTGGCACGAGAGTAAGAAAAAATACCAGAAATCTATTTCAGCTACGCTAAAGTGATGAAAGATGGAAACGCACAGGAAAGCGAATAATGTTAAGGTTGAGGAAAGGAGGAAAGTGAGCAGGTGTAAACGAAGTTGTTGCCTGCATGCGCGTGAAGCCTGGGTTGCTTCTTCTCGAAATTGGGCAGTacgatcaattgatgcgctAAAGCCCCTTGTCAGACTGGAATCAGTTGGCGTCTCGTGTCTCCAgttctgtctggtctgtctcgGGGCAGGATTCAGCGCAGGACCTGGAGcggtcaatctggtctggtggacttGGGCGGTGCGGCACAGTGGGCCAGGACCAGGGTTCAGAAGGGGGACGGGGACGAGGTTTGGCTGCTCAAATTTTTGGCTCGAGCAGAAACGCTGAAGCAATATTGGTGTCGCAAGATACGTTTTTGAGTATGAAGGAAGCAAGGCTTGTGAAACCAATACTGGACGGCAGAAATAATGTTAAAAGGGCCAAACatggtccatccatccatggaAGGAAGATGGAATTTGTTGAGAAGGTTGTGACCCTCAAAtgggaccagttgacatggacctgCAGGCAGCTCAGGAGGCATTGGGTGGTTACAGGGAGCGCCGGTCATGGGGTAGCGAATGGTGTAGAGCACAGGGCGGTGGTTAGCGGTGGTTGGCGGGGGACGGTCAACTAGCTCTTGCCTCTTGActctggacatggaggggtcaagtccatgtctggcccAAAATGGAGGGGCAATTTGTGACGCAACACCCTCAAAGTTCCCCTTTGGCTCGGCCGTCATCGACTCAAGTTCGTCACGGGGCCATTTCTCTGCCATCGCATTGGACGACTGAGGAATGAAATATGACCGACGCGTTGAGGCCTTTGATTCCGAAACTCAAAATGAGATACAGACTCCGATCTAACATTTATCGTGTGGTATCGTACAGTATTGTATCGTCATGAACATGAAGCCAAATGGgtatgtctggtgtggttcaGTCCGTACATGGATGCATGCAGAGTgctaccagttgacatactaggtacctagtactTTATGTCTGGTACCATCACTATCCCATGCCCAATGCTCGGCCTGTGCTTTGGCGGCAATCAGAGCGGCATAACCAGGAATGAAATTATCCCTTGCAATGGTGTGGCTCCAAGACCGAGGATCATCACCCGCCAACCTGGACACGGGATTGTTTTGTCTGTACAGTACAGGCATTTTCGTAATATTGGTAGCAACATGGGACGATGCCCGAAGTGAGCCAAGCACCAATAAAGCATTGTAACTTTTGCAAATGGCAGTCTACTTTAGCTTCGTTCATCCTTTCACCGCCTTGGGATTCCCTTTTCCCAACAATAAAAGTTAGAGATGAAGCCTGAGCTAGAGCCAGCTACTGAAGGCATCTATTTCTCCTCATGTGATTGTGTATCCAGTATGAGTACATACTCACCCCAGCCCGGTCCATCCGACCATTTTGTCACAGTTTATCCATGCATGTAAAGTATCCAGGGTTTAGGGATGAGCAGGCGCCCAAATTCATGCACACGGTCATAACGAATAGCCATTCTTCAAGATGCCCATTTTCAAAGCATGGTTCAACCCCTAGGAGCCACCGTGGTGAAGATGCGTAAAATACCTTGACATGTCCATCCGTCATTGTGTGCCATCACATCCAGGCCCTTGGGACAAGTCATCATGCATCTGTCCTGTTGGTGCAGCTGTCCCCGGATCCGATGTGGGACTACATCTGTGCCACACCCGTGGCAGCCACAGCTAAGCTCGACCTCACCTGTGGCTGACACCTTGAATCAAAGTTGGCGCCTCAGGCAGACGCAGCTTGCCAGCCTCGCGCCAGGAACTGCCATACGCAGCTCTCGGGCTGCCTGGTGATGCTTTGGTGCTTGGAGCTCCATGATCATATCCGCCATCGACTCCTCCAAGCTGTCCCCAATTAGCACAACACATCTCTCTACCTGACGAAACCATCTCTCGGATAGGCCTTGCGGAGAACAAATTACCAACA
This window contains:
- a CDS encoding cytochrome c1 (similar to Metarhizium robertsii ARSEF 23 XP_007820345.1) is translated as MLARSCLRSTRTLNGLRNGVNNVSKRAASTSSGAAGEASPARLNFAAIASTTIAAGSIAWYYHLYGPVAFAASPAEEGLHATQYPWVHQQWLKTFDHQALRRGFQVYREVCASCHSLSRIPYRTLVGSVLTVDEAKALAEENEYPGEPDEQGEIQMRPGKLADYIPDPYKNEEAARFANNGALPPDLSLIVKGRHGGCDYIFSLLTGYPEEPPAGAQVAPGMNFNPYFPGTGIGMARVLYDGLVEYEDGTPASTSQMAKDVVEFLNWAAEPEMDDRKKMGLKVLIVTSALWAVSVWVKRYKWAWLKSRKLAYDPPADSKVRR
- a CDS encoding 26S protease regulatory subunit 7 (similar to Aspergillus terreus NIH2624 XP_001209060.1); the encoded protein is MPSATGQNWEKYQKTFADDEVEEKKITPLTDEDIQVLKTYGAAPYGAAIKKLEKQIKDKQQSVDEKIGVKESDTGLAPPHLWDVAADRQRMSEEQPFQVARCTKIIEDEKGDESKKKYVINVKQIAKFVVQLGDRVSPTDIEEGMRVGVDRNKYQIMLPLPPKIDASVTMMTVEEKPDVTYGDVGGCKEQVEKLREVVEMPLLSPERFVNLGIDPPKGALLYGPPGTGKTLCARAVANRTDATFIRVIGSELVQKYVGEGARMVRELFEMARTKKACIIFFDEIDAVGGARFDDGAGGDNEVQRTMLELITQLDGFDARGNIKVMFATNRPSTLDPALMRPGRIDRKIEFSLPDLEGRANILRIHAKSMSVERDIRWELISRLCPNATGAELRSVCTEAGMFAIRARRKVASEKDFLSAVDKVIKGNLKFNSTATYMQYN
- a CDS encoding ran GTPase activating protein 1 (similar to Cordyceps militaris CM01 XP_006672275.1); its protein translation is MAAAGKLFTIEGKGLKLDTAADLEPHIKDLRANDVEEVRLLGNTLGVEACKALAEVLATKKSLKVANLADIFTGRLLSEIPEALSSLLTSILNHPNLHTVNLNDNAFGLNTQAPLVAFLSAHVPLQHLYLNNNGLGPHAGILVADALSELHAKKEAARKEGKQVPDLETVICGRNRLENGSMTAWAKTYKLHNKIKQIKMVQNGIRQEGISHLISEGLVHATELQILDLQDNTFTLIGAKALANIVTNWTVVRELGIGDSLLSAKGGVLFANALAKGKNQKVEILRLQYNDITAPGVKAFAAAAKEALPVLKRIELNGNKFSEDDESILALQELLDERKEKVAGDVINEDEWGVDSLSDLEELSEEEEEEEEEEEEEEGVTVEERAEKLVKEAEEAQEEPVVQLQDKDVDALAKKLEKAEI